One Solanum lycopersicum chromosome 2, SLM_r2.1 genomic region harbors:
- the LOC101248263 gene encoding CBL-interacting serine/threonine-protein kinase 12-like — MAGIATAGDTSTSTSSNLAPTRSLSKKENQGLLLGRYEIGKLLGHGTFAKVYHARNVKTNESVAIKVIDKEKILKVGLIDHIKREISILKRVRHPNIVELYEVMATKAKIFFVMEYVKGGELFNKVAKGRLKEEVARKYFQQLISAVAFCHARGVYHRDLKPENILLDEDGNVKVSDFGLSAISEQIKQDGLFHTFCGTPAYVAPEVLGRKGYDAAKVDIWSCGVILFVLMAGYLPFHDQNIMAMYKKIYRGEFRCPRWFSPELTRFLKRLLDINPETRITVQEIMNNRWFKKGFKHVKFYIEDDKLCSINDDEYGGIDYSSDRSESESEIEIRRRSASLPRPASLNAFDIISFSRGFDLSGLFEEGGDGARFVSGAPVPKIINKLEEIAKVVSFAVRKKDCKVSMEGSKEGAKGPLTVAAEIFELTPSLRVVEVKKKGGDSLEYEEFYNRELKPGLQNLAHEVGYPVNSSYLPSDTE; from the coding sequence ATGGCCGGCATCGCTACCGCCGGCGACACCAGCACCAGTACCAGCAGCAACCTAGCGCCGACGAGGAGTTTGAGCAAGAAGGAAAATCAGGGGCTTCTGTTGGGCAGGTATGAGATTGGGAAATTACTAGGACATGGTACTTTTGCTAAGGTGTACCATGCTAGAAATGTGAAGACGAATGAGAGCGTAGCGATTAAGGTGATTGATAAAGAGAAGATCTTGAAAGTGGGTCTTATTGATCACATAAAACGTGAGATCTCAATTCTCAAGAGAGTTAGGCATCCAAATATAGTTGAATTATACGAAGTTATGGCTACCAAAGCCAAAATCTTCTTTGTCATGGAGTATGTCAAAGGCGGTGAGCTCTTCAATAAGGTTGCCAAAGGCAGGCTTAAGGAAGAAGTTGCTCGGAAATATTTCCAGCAGTTAATTTCTGCTGTCGCTTTTTGTCATGCCCGGGGTGTTTACCATAGGGACCTAAAGCCAGAAAATATACTGTTAGATGAAGATGGGAATGTCAAAGTTTCTGATTTTGGTCTTAGTGCCATTTCAGAGCAGATAAAGCAAGATGGGCTCTTCCATACTTTCTGTGGTACCCCGGCTTATGTGGCGCCGGAGGTGTTAGGAAGAAAGGGTTATGATGCAGCCAAAGTTGACATTTGGTCATGTGGGGTGATACTCTTTGTGCTAATGGCAGGGTATTTGCCATTTCATGATCAGAATATTATGGCTATGTACAAGAAGATTTATAGGGGTGAATTTAGATGTCCCAGGTGGTTTTCACCTGAATTAACTCGGTTTCTAAAGCGCCTTCTTGATATTAATCCCGAAACCAGGATTACTGTTCAGGAGATTATGAATAATAGGTGGTTCAAGAAGGGTTTTAAACatgttaaattttatattgagGATGATAAGTTGTGTAGTATAAATGATGATGAGTATGGTGGGATTGATTATTCGTCTGATAGATCAGAGTCTGAGTCTGAAATAGAGATCAGAAGGAGGTCAGCTAGTTTACCTAGGCCAGCTAGCTTGAATGCATttgatattatttcattttcccGTGGCTTTGATTTGTCCGGTTTGTTTGAGGAGGGAGGAGATGGGGCAAGGTTTGTATCTGGGGCTCCTGTGCCCAAGATCATAAATAAGTTGGAGGAAATTGCTAAAGTTGTGAGCTTTGCAGTAAGGAAGAAGGATTGTAAAGTGAGTATGGAGGGGTCTAAGGAAGGTGCAAAGGGGCCGTTGACAGTTGCAGCTGAGATATTTGAGTTGACACCATCGTTGAGAGTTGTTGAAGTGAAGAAGAAAGGAGGAGATAGCTTGGAGTATGAGGAGTTTTACAACAGGGAATTGAAGCCAGGATTACAGAATTTAGCACATGAAGTTGGATACCCTGTTAATTCATCGTATTTGCCATCAGATActgaataa